A single region of the Solwaraspora sp. WMMD791 genome encodes:
- a CDS encoding class I adenylate-forming enzyme family protein, whose translation MTTPVRTVPELLDWRCSVHPDRVAVEVPGVDQLTFADWRSDAGRIARALRAAGVGAGDRVGLVFGARDWTGYAVAYCGVLRAGAVAVPLSDRLAPGQLAYALRHCDARWVIHGPRPGGGSGPGSRSGSAATPVVPAGVDVWSVAELLTTDGTEPPGAGGGTEPPGAADEGGVGLPRPGDLAQILYTSGTTGRPKGVGASHANLVAGAPTHPRRLALAHSQRFLHAFPIGTNAGQTMLFNALTAKAAALTLPRFTPLRFARLIPTAGTLFLVPSMAIELLESGVLDDCDTSAVALVGSTAAALAPAVAARLAAAFPAATIVNYYSSTEAAPAQTVMIYDPARHGAVGRPVDGALRIVDEQGHPLPPGTVGEVWLRCAHPRAYFRDDEANRATFRAGWVRMGDLGRLDDDGYLYLTDRHQDVIKSGAFKISTLEVEAALHEHPAVGQAAVVAVPHPVLGSAVAAVLVARPGSDPAALRLPAVRQFLAGRLADHQLPARLVVTDTLPRNEAGKVLKRQLTDLFDLT comes from the coding sequence GTGACCACGCCCGTGCGGACCGTACCGGAGCTGCTCGACTGGCGATGCTCCGTGCACCCCGACCGGGTCGCGGTCGAGGTGCCCGGCGTCGACCAGCTGACCTTCGCGGACTGGCGAAGCGACGCCGGTCGGATCGCCCGGGCGCTGCGCGCCGCCGGGGTCGGTGCCGGCGACCGGGTCGGGCTGGTCTTCGGCGCCCGCGACTGGACCGGGTACGCGGTGGCGTACTGCGGCGTGCTGCGCGCCGGGGCGGTGGCGGTGCCGCTGTCCGACCGGCTCGCGCCGGGCCAGTTGGCGTACGCGCTAAGGCACTGCGACGCCCGTTGGGTGATCCACGGGCCACGCCCCGGCGGCGGATCCGGACCCGGGTCCCGCTCCGGATCCGCCGCCACGCCGGTGGTGCCGGCCGGGGTCGACGTCTGGTCCGTCGCCGAGCTGCTCACCACCGACGGTACGGAACCGCCCGGTGCCGGCGGGGGTACGGAACCGCCCGGTGCCGCCGACGAGGGCGGCGTGGGTCTGCCGCGCCCCGGTGACCTGGCGCAGATCCTCTACACCTCCGGCACCACCGGCCGGCCCAAAGGGGTCGGCGCCAGCCACGCGAACCTGGTCGCCGGGGCGCCGACCCACCCCCGCAGGCTGGCGCTGGCGCACTCGCAGCGGTTCCTGCACGCGTTCCCGATCGGCACCAACGCCGGGCAGACGATGCTGTTCAACGCGCTGACCGCGAAGGCGGCGGCGCTGACCCTGCCCCGGTTCACCCCGCTGCGGTTCGCCCGGCTGATCCCCACCGCCGGCACCCTGTTCCTGGTGCCGTCGATGGCGATCGAACTGCTGGAGTCCGGCGTACTGGACGACTGCGACACCTCCGCAGTTGCGCTGGTCGGCTCGACCGCGGCGGCGCTGGCCCCGGCGGTGGCCGCCCGGCTCGCCGCGGCGTTCCCGGCCGCGACGATCGTCAACTACTACTCGTCGACCGAGGCGGCACCCGCGCAGACAGTGATGATCTACGACCCGGCGCGGCACGGCGCGGTCGGCCGGCCGGTCGACGGCGCGCTACGGATCGTCGACGAGCAGGGCCACCCGCTGCCGCCCGGCACCGTCGGCGAGGTCTGGCTGCGGTGCGCCCATCCACGCGCCTACTTTCGCGACGACGAGGCCAACCGGGCCACCTTCCGGGCCGGCTGGGTACGGATGGGCGACCTCGGCCGGCTCGACGACGACGGCTACCTCTACCTGACCGACCGCCACCAGGACGTGATCAAGTCGGGTGCGTTCAAGATCTCCACTCTGGAGGTGGAGGCGGCGCTGCACGAGCATCCCGCCGTCGGGCAGGCGGCGGTCGTCGCCGTACCGCACCCGGTGCTCGGGTCGGCGGTCGCCGCCGTGCTGGTGGCCCGCCCCGGCAGCGATCCCGCCGCGCTGCGGCTACCGGCGGTACGGCAGTTCCTCGCCGGCCGGCTCGCCGACCACCAACTGCCGGCCCGACTGGTGGTGACCGACACGTTGCCCCGCAACGAGGCCGGCAAGGTCCTCAAACGACAACTGACCGATCTGTTCGATCTGACGTGA
- a CDS encoding non-ribosomal peptide synthetase, which translates to MGIADATYAQHAVWFTEQAGVAGTAYHMALGVWFGDGLDRAALAAACDAVVSRHPMLGCRVDEVDGVPRLAPAARRPQLTDGDPAVDASDPACVAAEIARAHDLRTGPLARFGLLAGTDGRHLLLVTAHHLVFDGMSKDVLVRDLAAAYNAARAGRPIRLPAPDEPGSRAAAERDRVAAGIPAARAHWAAHWSGPGGVVLPGLTRVPVAAEPGASVPVTLDADLVDGLDRVRRTLGVTRFELLLAVVLAVFDRYGNRQVPVGVGLSTRTPGTADEIGLFVNELPVCVAVADGSFGDHAVAVRRQVRALNAIRSVPLAQVVTGLRPAPSVTPVSVGYRRRGAAPVFDGVPSSVEWSLFCGAARNALHLQIVDGSGSGSDGGSDGGGGGGGGGDAAVDLVELSLQYSPAAIPADAVARIGTHLRTMLAAVVDDPYQPVDGLPLLPADELDQVTRVFAGGDRGRPEAATVPELFAAQVRRDPTAVAVIDGDRQLSYAELDAASARLAAIFRRFGVGAGSLVVVAVDRSWQAIAAQLAAMRCRAGYVPVDPGHPPVRQTMIVGDAEPTLLVTTAAVAARLPAGVPVLALDRTGPADGSDSGDLAGMPDLADLCVLPGPAEPTQRPGADDVAYVLYTSGSTGRPKGVVVPHGALAHLVQAMRDRFGGGPGHRWLQLTSLSFDISAVEIYLPLTTGGTVVVATGVSALDGAGVLRLVRQAGVTHLQATPSGWQVLLAAGLADPLVAVAGGEELPVPLARQLRTRVDRLVNGYGPTEATIYATMAEIPPDPVVVTIGRPLPHTTAYLLDERGRPVPVGVPGELVLGGAGVAAGYLRRPELTAERFVADPFAAGDAAARRYRTGDICRWLPDGQLEFLGRVDDQVKIRGHRIELGEITARLLEHPSIAQAAVLLHTATAPDDSGVAPDDTRQLVAYLVPAGPAPTVAQLRQHLTRTLPAVMVPGAWVLLDQLPTGPNGKLDRAALPAPTRDVAGRASTGPEAAEPAAAAQGPVDLAAADLATTDLAAADPIVAEIRTIWQDVLQIPEIGLHEDLFDLGGHSLTVTRISSRIHRRLGVEVPLETFFDAPTIAEIADVVRDAATIRA; encoded by the coding sequence GTGGGCATCGCCGACGCCACGTACGCACAGCACGCTGTCTGGTTCACCGAACAGGCCGGGGTGGCCGGTACGGCGTACCACATGGCTCTGGGGGTGTGGTTCGGCGACGGCCTGGACCGGGCCGCGTTGGCCGCCGCCTGCGACGCCGTGGTCAGCCGGCATCCGATGCTCGGCTGCCGCGTCGACGAGGTCGACGGCGTACCGCGACTCGCGCCGGCCGCCCGGCGGCCGCAACTGACCGACGGCGACCCTGCGGTCGACGCCAGCGACCCGGCGTGCGTCGCCGCCGAGATCGCCCGGGCCCACGACCTGCGGACCGGTCCGCTGGCCCGGTTCGGCCTGCTCGCCGGCACCGACGGGCGGCACCTGCTGCTGGTCACCGCCCACCACCTGGTGTTCGACGGGATGTCCAAGGACGTGCTGGTCCGCGACCTGGCGGCGGCCTACAACGCGGCGCGGGCCGGCCGACCGATCCGGCTGCCGGCCCCGGATGAGCCGGGCAGCCGGGCGGCAGCGGAGCGTGACCGGGTCGCGGCCGGGATCCCGGCCGCCCGGGCCCACTGGGCCGCCCACTGGTCCGGGCCCGGCGGGGTCGTCCTGCCCGGGCTCACCCGGGTGCCGGTCGCCGCCGAACCTGGCGCCAGCGTGCCGGTCACCCTCGACGCGGACCTGGTCGACGGCCTGGACCGGGTCCGCCGCACGCTCGGCGTGACCCGGTTCGAACTGTTGCTCGCCGTCGTGCTGGCCGTGTTCGACCGGTACGGCAACCGGCAGGTGCCGGTCGGCGTCGGACTGTCCACCCGCACGCCGGGCACCGCCGACGAGATCGGGCTGTTCGTCAACGAACTGCCGGTGTGCGTCGCCGTCGCCGACGGCAGCTTCGGCGACCACGCGGTGGCCGTCCGGCGACAGGTCCGCGCGTTGAACGCGATCCGGTCGGTGCCGTTGGCACAGGTGGTCACCGGTCTGCGCCCGGCGCCGTCGGTCACCCCGGTGTCGGTCGGCTACCGACGGCGCGGCGCGGCGCCGGTGTTCGACGGCGTACCGAGCAGCGTCGAATGGTCACTGTTTTGCGGCGCGGCCCGCAACGCGCTGCACCTGCAGATCGTCGACGGATCCGGATCCGGATCCGACGGCGGTTCCGACGGCGGCGGTGGCGGCGGTGGCGGTGGCGATGCCGCTGTCGATCTGGTCGAGCTGAGTCTGCAGTACAGCCCGGCCGCGATCCCCGCCGACGCGGTCGCCCGGATCGGCACGCACCTGCGCACCATGCTCGCCGCCGTGGTCGACGACCCGTACCAGCCGGTCGACGGCCTTCCGTTGCTGCCCGCCGACGAACTCGACCAGGTGACCCGGGTGTTCGCCGGCGGCGACCGGGGCCGCCCCGAAGCCGCCACCGTGCCGGAGCTCTTCGCCGCGCAGGTGCGCCGGGATCCGACGGCGGTCGCGGTGATCGACGGCGATCGGCAGCTCAGCTACGCCGAGCTGGACGCCGCCAGCGCCCGCCTCGCCGCGATCTTCCGCCGGTTCGGTGTGGGTGCGGGGTCGCTGGTCGTGGTGGCGGTGGACCGGTCCTGGCAGGCGATCGCCGCGCAGCTCGCCGCCATGCGCTGCCGCGCCGGGTACGTGCCGGTCGACCCCGGACATCCGCCCGTACGGCAGACGATGATCGTCGGCGACGCCGAACCGACGCTGCTGGTCACCACGGCCGCCGTGGCCGCCCGACTGCCGGCCGGTGTCCCGGTGCTCGCCCTCGACCGGACCGGGCCTGCCGACGGTAGCGACTCGGGCGACCTCGCCGGAATGCCCGACCTCGCCGACCTGTGCGTCCTGCCCGGCCCGGCCGAGCCGACGCAGCGGCCCGGGGCCGACGACGTGGCGTACGTGCTCTACACCTCCGGCTCGACCGGGCGCCCCAAGGGCGTGGTGGTGCCGCACGGTGCCCTGGCGCACCTGGTGCAGGCGATGCGCGACCGGTTCGGTGGCGGTCCCGGTCACCGTTGGCTGCAGTTGACGTCGCTGTCGTTCGACATCAGCGCGGTGGAGATCTACCTGCCGCTGACCACCGGCGGGACGGTGGTGGTGGCGACCGGGGTGAGCGCGTTGGACGGTGCCGGCGTGCTGCGGCTGGTCCGCCAGGCCGGCGTCACCCACCTGCAGGCGACACCGTCCGGGTGGCAGGTGCTGCTGGCGGCCGGCCTGGCCGATCCGCTGGTCGCGGTCGCTGGCGGCGAGGAGCTGCCGGTGCCGTTGGCCCGCCAGCTGCGCACGCGGGTGGACCGGCTGGTCAACGGGTACGGGCCGACCGAGGCGACGATCTACGCGACGATGGCGGAGATCCCGCCGGATCCGGTGGTGGTGACGATCGGGCGGCCGCTGCCGCACACCACCGCGTACCTGCTCGACGAGCGTGGCCGGCCGGTGCCGGTCGGCGTACCGGGCGAACTGGTGCTCGGCGGGGCCGGCGTCGCCGCCGGCTACCTCCGCCGGCCGGAGCTGACCGCCGAGCGGTTCGTGGCCGACCCGTTCGCCGCCGGGGACGCCGCCGCCCGCCGCTACCGCACCGGGGACATCTGCCGGTGGCTGCCGGACGGGCAGCTCGAGTTCCTCGGCCGGGTCGACGATCAGGTGAAGATCCGCGGCCACCGGATCGAACTCGGCGAGATCACCGCCCGGTTGTTGGAGCATCCGTCGATCGCCCAGGCGGCGGTGCTGCTGCACACCGCGACGGCACCGGACGACAGCGGCGTCGCGCCGGACGACACCCGACAGCTGGTCGCGTACCTGGTCCCGGCCGGGCCGGCGCCGACCGTGGCGCAGCTGCGCCAGCATCTCACCCGGACGCTGCCGGCGGTGATGGTGCCGGGTGCCTGGGTGCTGCTGGACCAGCTGCCGACCGGCCCGAACGGCAAACTCGACCGGGCCGCTCTGCCGGCCCCGACCCGCGACGTCGCCGGCCGGGCATCGACGGGCCCCGAGGCTGCGGAGCCGGCTGCGGCGGCGCAGGGGCCGGTGGACCTCGCGGCGGCGGACCTCGCCACGACGGACCTCGCGGCGGCGGACCCGATCGTGGCCGAGATCCGGACCATCTGGCAGGACGTGCTGCAGATCCCTGAGATCGGTCTGCACGAGGACCTGTTCGACCTGGGCGGACACTCGCTCACGGTCACCCGGATCAGCAGCCGTATCCACCGGCGGCTCGGCGTCGAGGTGCCGTTGGAGACCTTCTTCGACGCCCCGACGATCGCCGAGATCGCCGACGTCGTCCGGGACGCGGCCACCATCCGGGCCTGA
- a CDS encoding phosphopantetheine-binding protein produces the protein MDDVRLRRRVADLVSDATGGDVAAEQVLGGGSLVALGLDSLGLLRLVDAIESEFGVEVEFDGADRPVDTVDDLVEAVRAAG, from the coding sequence ATGGACGACGTACGGCTGCGTCGCCGGGTCGCGGACCTGGTCAGCGACGCCACCGGCGGCGACGTGGCGGCCGAGCAGGTCCTCGGCGGCGGATCGCTGGTCGCTCTGGGGCTCGACTCGCTCGGACTGCTGCGGCTGGTCGACGCGATCGAGTCCGAATTCGGCGTCGAGGTCGAATTCGACGGCGCCGACCGACCGGTGGACACAGTGGATGATCTGGTGGAGGCGGTACGGGCCGCCGGGTGA
- a CDS encoding GAF domain-containing SpoIIE family protein phosphatase, with amino-acid sequence MQAEGGNAGERLKRIEAVTDPALSGLSFDALLVESLARTGQLLDVDTAAVCLLDAHSQQLVTVAAWGIEAFHGHPVRLPLRRGYAGQVMSSGSAVRLADPDDDKLAHPGLRAQGIRSLLAVPVTIDGSVTGVLHVASREQRTYQADDEQMLRLVADRIALASHARERQVDRTTTVALQHDLLPTDLPTVPGLQFAARYVAGHDVGVGGDWYDVLPLPDGWVGVAIGDVTGRGVHAATVMGRLRSALRAYALETTDPADVLARLDRKVQHFEPGMMATVCYATIDPTATVVSMSTAGHPPPVAVDGDGARCLQVPADLPLGTRIDRPRRVSTVELSPGSLLFFFTDGLVERCGPTIDSGLRQVCEAITASSAETACVSVMSALVDGRPLVDDIAMLALRRD; translated from the coding sequence GTGCAGGCCGAGGGCGGAAACGCGGGTGAGCGCCTCAAACGTATCGAGGCGGTGACCGACCCTGCCCTGTCCGGGCTCAGCTTCGACGCCCTCCTCGTCGAGTCACTGGCCAGAACCGGCCAGTTACTCGACGTCGACACCGCAGCGGTCTGCCTGCTCGACGCCCACTCGCAGCAGCTCGTCACCGTCGCCGCCTGGGGCATCGAGGCGTTCCACGGTCACCCGGTGCGGCTGCCGCTGCGTCGCGGGTACGCCGGGCAGGTCATGTCGTCCGGATCGGCGGTACGGCTGGCCGATCCGGACGACGACAAACTGGCGCACCCCGGGTTGCGCGCCCAGGGCATCCGATCGCTGCTTGCGGTTCCGGTCACCATCGACGGCAGCGTCACCGGCGTACTGCACGTGGCGAGCCGGGAGCAGCGGACCTACCAGGCCGACGACGAACAGATGTTACGTCTCGTCGCCGACCGGATCGCCCTGGCCAGCCACGCCCGGGAACGCCAGGTCGACCGCACCACCACCGTCGCGCTGCAGCACGACCTGCTCCCCACCGACCTGCCGACGGTGCCGGGGCTGCAGTTCGCCGCCCGCTACGTCGCCGGGCACGACGTCGGGGTCGGCGGCGACTGGTACGACGTACTGCCGCTGCCGGACGGCTGGGTCGGGGTTGCGATCGGCGACGTCACCGGGCGAGGGGTGCACGCCGCCACCGTGATGGGCCGGCTACGCAGCGCGCTGCGCGCGTACGCCCTGGAGACCACCGACCCGGCCGACGTCCTCGCCCGGCTGGACCGCAAGGTGCAGCACTTCGAGCCGGGGATGATGGCCACCGTCTGCTACGCCACCATCGACCCCACCGCCACAGTGGTGTCGATGTCCACGGCAGGGCATCCGCCACCGGTGGCGGTCGACGGCGACGGGGCACGTTGCCTGCAGGTCCCCGCCGATCTGCCGTTGGGCACCCGGATCGACCGGCCACGGCGGGTCAGCACCGTCGAGCTCTCCCCCGGCTCCCTGCTGTTCTTCTTCACCGACGGGTTGGTCGAGCGCTGTGGGCCGACCATCGACAGCGGGCTGCGGCAGGTATGCGAGGCGATCACCGCGTCGAGCGCCGAGACGGCCTGCGTATCGGTGATGAGTGCCCTGGTCGACGGCCGGCCGCTGGTCGACGACATCGCGATGCTCGCGTTACGCCGCGACTGA
- a CDS encoding ROK family transcriptional regulator gives MAQDEIRRPNVGELLRHVHLTGPASRAALATRLGLNRSTILALTAELTAAGLVREELPDRKGRAGRPSLVVRPESQRFHVLAFDVAVDRLVAARVGLGGVILDRREAVRPRAGVDLDRVVEVLGRFGRQLQAAAPPDSVCVGVGASYCGMISRGDGLVRYGPDLGWVDQAFGAELGERLGLGLPVLVGNEAHLGALAEQQRGAGAGFRNLIYLHGDVGVGGGIIVGGKLLDGDGGYGSEVGHMVVNPHGGRDCLCGSAGCLEAEVGERALLDAAGRPAELFGHDAVREVVHAAHDGDGQAREALNLVGDWLGVGVANLINLFNPGVVLFGGMLQDLYPATAPAVAARIDRHVLPVARERVELRISAFGADTTLVGAAELGFSRLLADPLAAPA, from the coding sequence GTGGCTCAGGATGAAATCCGTCGGCCCAACGTCGGCGAACTGCTCCGCCACGTACACCTGACCGGGCCGGCCTCCCGGGCGGCGTTGGCGACCCGACTGGGTCTCAACCGCAGCACCATCCTGGCGCTGACCGCCGAACTCACCGCAGCCGGCCTGGTCCGCGAGGAGCTACCGGACCGGAAAGGTCGCGCCGGCCGACCCTCCCTGGTGGTTCGGCCCGAGTCGCAGCGGTTCCACGTCCTCGCCTTCGACGTGGCCGTCGACCGGCTGGTCGCCGCCAGAGTAGGGCTCGGCGGGGTGATCCTCGACCGGCGGGAGGCGGTACGGCCACGAGCCGGCGTCGACCTCGACCGGGTCGTCGAGGTACTGGGCCGGTTCGGTCGGCAGTTGCAGGCCGCCGCGCCGCCCGACTCGGTGTGTGTCGGAGTCGGCGCCTCGTACTGCGGCATGATCTCCCGGGGTGACGGCCTGGTCCGGTACGGGCCCGACCTGGGCTGGGTCGACCAGGCGTTCGGCGCCGAGCTGGGCGAGCGCCTCGGCCTCGGCCTGCCGGTGCTGGTCGGCAACGAAGCTCACCTCGGCGCCCTGGCCGAACAGCAGCGCGGCGCCGGTGCCGGCTTCCGCAACCTGATCTACCTGCACGGTGATGTCGGCGTCGGTGGCGGGATCATCGTCGGCGGCAAGTTGCTCGACGGCGACGGCGGATACGGCTCGGAGGTCGGCCACATGGTGGTCAACCCGCACGGCGGCCGGGACTGTCTCTGCGGATCCGCCGGCTGCCTGGAGGCCGAGGTGGGCGAGCGGGCACTGCTCGACGCCGCCGGACGCCCGGCCGAGCTGTTCGGCCACGATGCCGTACGGGAGGTCGTGCACGCCGCGCACGACGGCGACGGCCAGGCGCGCGAAGCGTTGAACCTGGTCGGTGACTGGTTGGGGGTCGGCGTGGCCAACCTGATAAACCTGTTCAACCCCGGCGTCGTGCTGTTCGGCGGAATGCTGCAGGACCTCTACCCCGCGACCGCCCCGGCGGTTGCGGCCCGGATCGACCGCCATGTGTTGCCCGTGGCCCGGGAGCGGGTCGAGCTACGGATCTCGGCATTCGGCGCCGACACCACCCTGGTCGGCGCAGCGGAACTCGGCTTCTCCCGGCTGCTGGCCGACCCGCTCGCTGCCCCTGCCTGA
- a CDS encoding CPBP family intramembrane glutamic endopeptidase, with protein sequence MRLVKQLVAVAAVAFVGSRVLAGVGGSTWLTLAAGVATAVAAILVYAWVVRRTEHRVPTEVACGGAAVPTIRGVLIGVAMFTAVIVTIAFLGGYHVHGLGSVSGALALVGFMAAVAVTEELLFRGVLFRIVEERTGTWIALLLTGVVFGLAHLPNPDAGLWGATAIAVEAGFMLAACYVATRSLWLPIGLHFGWNFAAGGIFGTAVSGTGQPDGLLDATTSGPALLTGGAFGPEGSLYAVAAGMILTVVFLWLAHRRGHIVARRRRTAEVGPVATVAR encoded by the coding sequence ATGCGTCTGGTGAAACAACTCGTGGCGGTCGCGGCGGTGGCATTCGTCGGCAGCCGGGTGCTCGCCGGCGTCGGCGGCAGTACCTGGCTGACGCTGGCAGCGGGTGTCGCGACAGCCGTCGCCGCGATCCTGGTCTACGCCTGGGTGGTACGGCGTACCGAACACCGGGTGCCGACGGAGGTCGCCTGCGGCGGGGCAGCGGTGCCGACCATCCGGGGCGTACTGATCGGGGTCGCCATGTTCACGGCCGTCATCGTCACCATCGCCTTCCTCGGCGGCTACCACGTCCACGGCCTGGGCTCGGTGTCGGGTGCGCTGGCGCTCGTCGGGTTCATGGCCGCCGTCGCCGTCACCGAGGAACTGCTCTTCCGGGGCGTACTGTTCCGGATCGTCGAGGAACGCACCGGCACCTGGATCGCGCTGCTGCTGACCGGTGTCGTGTTCGGCCTGGCGCACCTGCCCAACCCGGACGCCGGGCTGTGGGGCGCGACCGCGATCGCCGTCGAGGCCGGCTTCATGCTGGCCGCCTGCTACGTCGCCACCCGTAGCCTGTGGCTGCCGATCGGGCTGCACTTCGGCTGGAACTTCGCCGCCGGCGGCATCTTCGGCACCGCCGTCTCCGGCACCGGCCAGCCGGACGGACTCCTGGACGCCACCACCTCGGGCCCGGCCCTGCTCACCGGCGGCGCCTTCGGACCGGAGGGAAGCCTGTACGCGGTAGCCGCCGGAATGATCCTGACCGTCGTGTTCCTGTGGCTGGCCCACCGGCGCGGGCACATCGTCGCCCGCCGTCGGCGTACGGCCGAGGTCGGGCCGGTTGCTACGGTCGCCCGGTGA
- a CDS encoding histidine kinase, which translates to MTDPRGVRQLWRRCDVTVRDLPLALLLALATMVPALDNRGTRLGDLPDRPFDLLAVAVVALQCLPLAGRRRWPGVCLGLVSVGFAIDQLLGYHTVAGTALPIALLSAGIHLGRHRRATLVAVSAAYVLLAVALDQRGSTEGLAGFVTFYLALALAWGAGAWLRTSRAAEAQHRRHVAESTRIAERTRIARELHDVVTHHVTAMVVQAEAARYLTAAPDRLDQTLTTITDTGRRAISDLRNLLDLLDPDHSGTASTSSLRELRTLVERARQAGQPVEFTQEGRPPESAGSAEATSYRVVQEALTNALKYDHGGPTALHVRYDETEITVTVSSAGSGSSAGSPGGAGRGLAGLAERVSLLGGDFDAGRQPGGGFLVRARIPTGSPA; encoded by the coding sequence GTGACCGACCCCCGGGGAGTCCGGCAGCTGTGGCGGCGCTGCGACGTCACGGTCCGGGATCTTCCGTTGGCGCTGCTACTCGCCCTCGCGACGATGGTGCCGGCGCTCGACAACCGGGGTACGCGGCTCGGTGACCTGCCGGACCGCCCGTTCGACCTGCTGGCCGTCGCCGTGGTCGCCCTGCAGTGCCTGCCGCTGGCCGGCCGCCGCCGCTGGCCGGGCGTCTGCCTCGGCCTGGTGTCGGTCGGCTTCGCGATCGACCAGCTGCTCGGCTACCACACGGTCGCGGGGACCGCGCTACCGATCGCGTTGCTGAGCGCGGGAATCCATCTGGGACGGCACCGGCGGGCCACCCTGGTCGCGGTCTCCGCCGCGTACGTGCTGTTGGCCGTCGCTCTCGACCAGCGCGGGTCGACCGAAGGCCTGGCCGGGTTCGTCACGTTCTACCTGGCCCTGGCCTTGGCCTGGGGTGCCGGGGCGTGGCTGCGGACGTCCCGGGCGGCCGAGGCGCAGCACCGCCGGCACGTCGCCGAGAGCACCCGGATCGCCGAACGCACCCGGATCGCCCGCGAACTTCACGACGTCGTGACGCACCACGTGACGGCGATGGTGGTGCAGGCCGAGGCGGCACGCTACCTGACCGCCGCCCCGGACCGCCTCGACCAGACGCTGACCACGATCACCGACACCGGCCGGCGGGCGATCTCGGACCTGCGGAACCTGCTCGACCTGCTCGACCCCGATCACAGCGGTACGGCGTCCACATCGTCCCTGCGTGAACTCCGCACCCTGGTCGAGCGGGCCAGGCAGGCCGGTCAACCGGTGGAGTTCACACAGGAGGGCAGGCCACCGGAGTCGGCTGGTAGCGCCGAGGCGACCAGCTACCGAGTGGTCCAGGAAGCCTTGACGAACGCACTCAAGTACGACCACGGTGGGCCGACAGCGCTGCACGTCCGATACGACGAGACGGAGATCACGGTGACGGTCAGCAGCGCGGGATCGGGGTCGAGCGCCGGATCCCCCGGCGGCGCGGGGCGCGGCCTTGCCGGCCTGGCCGAGCGGGTCAGCCTGCTCGGCGGCGACTTCGACGCCGGCCGGCAGCCGGGCGGCGGTTTCCTGGTCCGCGCCCGCATCCCCACCGGCAGCCCGGCGTGA
- a CDS encoding response regulator transcription factor yields MTAPVRVLICDDQALIRTGFATIIGAQPDLEVVGECGDGQAAVDLAGRLRPDVVVMDVRMPVLDGIEATRRLAGAGVADPVKVLVVTTFNLDEYVYEALRAGASGFLLKDAPPAQLLHGIRTVATGAALLAPEVTRQLVGRYAARIRPTDDAPAGVPLTPRELEVLRLIANGLSNSEIAATLVISQETVKTYVSRILTKLDLRDRVQAVVYAYRRGLVT; encoded by the coding sequence GTGACCGCGCCGGTCCGGGTGCTGATCTGCGACGACCAGGCGCTGATCCGTACCGGCTTCGCGACGATCATCGGCGCGCAGCCAGACCTTGAGGTCGTCGGCGAGTGCGGCGACGGGCAGGCCGCCGTCGACCTCGCCGGCCGGCTACGCCCCGACGTGGTGGTGATGGACGTACGGATGCCGGTGCTCGACGGTATCGAGGCGACCCGCAGGCTCGCCGGGGCCGGCGTTGCGGATCCCGTCAAGGTGCTCGTGGTGACGACCTTCAACCTCGACGAGTACGTGTACGAGGCGCTGCGCGCGGGAGCGAGCGGGTTCCTGCTCAAGGACGCGCCGCCGGCCCAGTTGCTGCACGGCATCCGGACCGTCGCCACCGGCGCGGCGTTGCTGGCCCCGGAGGTCACCCGCCAACTCGTCGGCCGGTACGCGGCCCGGATCCGCCCCACCGACGACGCACCGGCCGGCGTACCGCTGACTCCGCGCGAGCTGGAGGTGCTCCGGCTGATCGCCAACGGCCTGTCCAACAGTGAGATCGCCGCGACCCTGGTGATCAGCCAGGAGACCGTCAAAACGTACGTGTCACGCATCCTCACGAAGCTGGACCTGCGCGACCGCGTCCAGGCCGTGGTGTACGCGTACCGCCGGGGTCTGGTGACCTGA